From Pirellulaceae bacterium:
ACACTTCAAGGTGGGATTGGTGCGCCCGTTTTTCGCCGACGTGGATAATCTCGCTACCGAGAGCAGGCATTCGCCATTGCTTGCTGGGCTTTAGGGGAAAGACATTTAGCTATGGCTTACCGCAATCTCTATCGTTTGATTTTTACAATTGGGACAATTTCCTTAGGTATGAATGCTGTGGCCGAAGAGCAATTGGGCACGGAAGGTTATGCTAAATCGGGAGATTTGCAGATCCATTATGTGACCGCAGGCGAAGGTCCACTGATGGTGATGGTGCATGGATTTCCCGACTATTGGTATACCTGGCGAAATCAGATGCCGGAGTTGTCCAAGCATTATCAAGTCGTTGCGATCGATCAACGCGGTTACAACAAGAGTGGGCAGCCCGAAGGAGTTGAGAATTATTCCGTCGACAAATTGGCGTCCGATGTGGCGGCGGTAATCAAGCACTTTGGTCGCGATCGGGCGATTATTGTTGGGCATGATTGGGGCGGGATCGTATCCTGGACGTTCGCCATGATGTATCCGGAAATGACGGAAAAGCTGATCATCTTGAACACGCCTCACCCCCACGGAATTGGTCGTGAACTGGCCACGAACCCTGAGCAAGAGGCGAACAGTGAATACGCTCGGAATTTTCAAAAGCCGGACGCTGCGAGTAAGCTCTCTGCATTCGGTTTGGCTTTTTGGGTGAAGGATCCGGTGGCTCGAAAGAAGTACATCGAAGCGTTCAAGCGGTCCTCCATGGAGGGCATGCTGAATTATTACAAAGCTAATTATCCACGCCCGCCTTATCAGGCACCGGAAAAGGTAGCTGCCAAGGTCAAATGTCCGGTGCTGATGATTCATGGTTTGAAAGACAAATACTTGTTGGCTGCGGGATTAAACAGCAGCTGGGACTTTGTCGACGATGAACTCACCATCGTCACCCTGCCTGATGCTGATCACTTTGTTCAGCATGATCGGCCAGACAAAGTTACGAAGACAATTCTCAATTGGCTTGAGCCAGCAGCGGATTAATCGATTCGCATCATCGGTTGAGTCGACTTCTGAGAGAATTCGGTCGCAATTCTTGCTGGGTAGGATTTCACGAAACCTTGCGCGCTTGGCTGGGTTAAATGAGCTGGCTGTTATTATTTCCGTTCGGCACCTTTTTGCATTTCGAGTTGGGCGAATCAGTGAAGTGATCCATGGAGCCTCATGAATGAGAATTATTCCCACAGCACTCGCGATAGTTTTTGTGTGTACGATTGCCTTGGCAACGGAAGCGACTCCTCGAATCGCGTGGTACGGCACCTGGGCCGCCGCACGGGCCGAGGCAGCCCGTAGCAATCGCCCGATTTTGCTCGTTTCGGCAGCGCCCCACTGTCTGGGAGTTCCCGGTACTTGGTGACCTGGCAAGGTTGGGATGGACAGGAGTTTCTTGTCGGATGAACAGGTCGTTGCGGCTTCACGTCAATTTGTTTGTGTCCGGCTTTCGACCTACGAGAGCCAAGCGGAGGCTGATTTTCTCAAGACGATATTTGTCGGCCGATCGGGAGAAGTCGAGAACACGACTTTCGCCGTGCTTTCACCGGATGCGAAGCGGCAGCTGGTGGCTGCCGGACGGGGCCCTCATCGATTTCGTAATGGGAGTCAGTTGGCAGCGCGATTAGAACAGATCGCTGACGGCTATCCGGCTGGCAAAACGGCCCAGTTTACCGATCCGTTACCACCTCAGTTGGATCGGGTGGATTTAGCATTGAATGTAGCGGCCTGCGATGCGTTGCCGCTGATCGTGACCTGTCTCGAAGACACCAGTCAGCGTCAGGCTGTTGAGCGAGAATTGGCAAGACTGGCCTGGACGGAAGCATTGGCGGGCCAGTTTGTCTATGTCTCTACCTCGGACGCCCAAGAGCTTCAGCCGCTCAGCGGGCGAAATGGCCAAAGCCAAATCATGGTTGTTCATCCGGGACCATATGGGCTGACTGGGCGCGTGATGCATCAGTTTGAGGCCGTCGACGCGACTCTGTTGAATGTTCTGAAACAGACCCTGGTCGACTTTCCTCGTACACCCAAGGATTATCGCGAACATCGTAGTTTGGGTTTGCAGCTTGGACTGAATTGGAAAACGAAGATTCCGGAGACCGATCCGCGGGCGGCGAGGGCAAAATCGCGAGCTGGAAGTCGAAAGGGGCAGTAGGCCCAATCGAGTGAGCCGAAAGTCAAAAAGTGAATGGGAACGCTGATTATGCTCGACATCATTGAGCCCGCGGGGTTAAACTACCTGGACTGGAACATTTGACGTTTTCCATTCCTCGAGAAAGGATTTTTTCATGAGCCGCCCATCGAATCGCGACCACCAAGACGTGAGTCGTCGCCGTTTTATTAAGACGGTAGGCACAGCAGCTATTGCAACCGCCTCGGCGCCTCTGGTTTTTGATCCTCGCTTCGTGCATGCGGCTCCAGCGGCTGACTCAGCGGCCGAAACGGTGGTGGGGCAGTTTTACCAAACGTTGAATAAAGATCAGGTAGCCAAAATCTGTTTGCCGTTTGACCATCAACTCAGACGCCGTATTAGTGCGAATTGGCACATTACTGAGCCCTTGATCGGTAGTGACTTCTACTCGAAAGAGCAGCAAGCGTTGATCAAACAGATTGTCAAAAATGTGACGTCTGAATCGGGCTACGAGCGTTTGATGCGTCAAATGGATGATGATGATGGTGGCATCGAGAGTTACAGTGTGGCGATGTTTGGAACGCCTGGCCAAGGCAAGTTTCAGTGGGAGTTGACGGGTCGGCATCTTACACTCAGGGCCGACGGTGATAGCGTTGATCGAGCGGCATTCGGTGGCCCTGTTGTCTATGGTCACGGAGAATCCGATCCAAAAGAAAATCTGTTCTATTACCAAACGACGCAAGCGAACAAAGTTTTTAACTCACTTGATCCGGCGCAGTCCAAGCAGGCATTGGTGATGAAAGCGCCGCAGGAATCGGCTCTGAAATTGCAGGGTAAACAAGGTCAATTTCCGGGCATTCCCGTCAGCCAGCTAACAGAAGACCAAAAACAATTGGTCGAATCGACGATCAAAATGTTACTCGATCCATACCGATCCGAAGATGTCGAAGAAGTCATGGCGATCCTGAAAGCGAATGGCGGGGCCGATGGTCTTCGCATGGCTTTTTATCAGCAAGAAGATCTCAATGATGACAAAGAATGGGACATTTGGCGTGTGGAAGGTCCCGGGTTCGTTTGGCACTTTCGCGGTGCACCGCATGTCCATGCTTACATCAACATTGGCGTGGTGTAATTTGTCTGCTTGATTGGGATGATCAGTTGGAGCAAGACTCGCAAACTTGCGTCACGGGTCTTGAGAGCCTCTCATCGGCTCCAGCAGCGAACCGATGAGCCCGATTGCCAAACGTTGGCCTACGCGGCGCGCTGCGGTGAAAATGGCACGTGATCGTGATCCAGGACTCGCGTCTGAATCTCTGAATTCCGATTGCCGCTGGGCTTTATTTGGCTACTTTTCTTCGCCTCATTGAGATTCGCGACCTGAATCCAACCTCGCTTGTGAAAGAACCAGATCATCACAAACGCAGTCGCGATCATCAGCCCCCAAACAAACGGATAGCTATAAGCGTAACTTAGCTCCGGCATGTGTTCAAAATTCATTCCGTAGATACCTGCGACGAACGTGAGTGGAACAAAGATGCTGGACATGATCGTCAGTACCTTCATCACTTCGTTCGAGCGATGGGCGACGGACGACATGTAGGTGTTGAGCAGACCCGAGGCCATTTCACGATACATCTCCACTACTTCCGCCGTCTGCACGCAATGATCGTAAGTATCGCGAAGGAAGATCTTGATATCGTCATCGATCACTTTGCAGTCAGTGACCAATAAAGACTGAACAGCATCTCGTTGCGGCCAGACAGCTCGCCGCACGTTGACAAGTCGATTTCGCACGAGGTTGACTTGTTGCAGCAGGGCAGGGCGCGGGTCGGAAATGACTTCTCGTTCGAGTGACTCAAGTTGTTCGCCAAGTACTTCGAGCACGGGGTAGGCTGCATCCACGGTCGTGTCGAGCAGCGCATAAGCTAAATAGCCGGCGCCCGACCCTCGTAGTCGAGCTGTTGGATTGGCGATGCGATTTCGTACAGGATCTAATCGGTTGTTGGGTTTGTCCTCGAAAGTAATTACATAATTCGAGCCCACAATGATTCCTAGTTGCGAGAGATGAACTTCGTCATCATCTGAGATCTCGATGAGCCTCGCAATGATCAACATCTGTTCGCCGTACGTTTCAGCCTTTGATCGCTGAGGCACGTTCACAACGTCTTCCATCGCCAGCGGATGGATTTTGAATCGGATGGCGATTTCGTGCAGGGCTGCTTCATCGCGGAATCCTTGGATGTCTATCCAAATGACTTCGCCTGCTTTGAGATTTTCGGGAAGTTCAGCGACGCTGGAGAGCTCCTGATCAACGGCTGATTGGGGACAATATCGGACGCAACGGATCTTTGTGTCCGAAGCGTCTGGCCGAATCAGTAGAGTTCCGGGACGGGCGCCGGGTTGGGGGTGGTGTTTACGGAACATCGTGTCGGGTCACTTTCTATTCGATTGCGTTTGAGGGATGCCGAAAATGAAGGTGTTTCAAGAGTTCAGGGGGCAGACGCGGTTAGGCGGCTTTCATCCGTTTGATTTCCAACTGGTCGCTGATTTGTCGCAGGTTCACTTCGATCGGTGCGCTGGTGTCCACATGCACATCCCGTTGTGGGAAGGCGACGACGATATTTGCCTGTTCAAACAGGCGGTCCATGGTCACTCGCACATCACTGGCGATCCGTTCACCTTCCATTTGCGTTCGCATATGAATCCAGAAGTGGGCTTCGAACATCAACGCGTTGTCCCCAAAGTCCTTGAAGAGAATGATCGGCGCCGGTGTTTTCAGTACCTCGGCATGGTCTAAGACTGACTCACGAACGAGGCGGCAGACTTGTTCCACGGGTGAACCATAGGCGACACCAACTCGGACGACCGTACGGATTCTCGTGTCGGATAACGTCCAGTTTGTGACATTGTTTTCGAGGAATTTGCTGTTGGGAACGATGATTTCCAGATTCGAACCGGTCTTAACTCGCGTACTTCGCGCACCAATTCGTTCAATGACACCGTTCAAACCTTCAATGTCAACCATGTCGCCGACACGTACAGGACGTTCGGCAAGCATGATCAATCCGCTGATGAAATTGTTTAAAACGTTTTGACTTCCAAAACCAACACCGATTGCGATTGCACCGCCCATAAAGGCGAATACGGTCAGTGGCAAATTGATAATTTCTAAAGCGATAAAGCCGAAGCATGTAACCAACATGTAAAACGCGATACTTTGAAATGCGACCGCAGCACCTTGGTTGAGGCCAAAACGGGGCAGCAGTCGTGTGCCGAGAATTCGGCTCGATATTCTGGCCGAATAAATGCCCATCAACAGGAGGATCGTACCCCAAAGAATCTTGCCCACGGTGATAGGGCGATCATCAACCGATGTGATCTCATAATTCCAGCATGTGGTGATGACTTGTTGCAGGCGGGCAATCCATTCTTGAGCTGACTTGGGATCCAGGCTTTGTTCAACCTCTTGGCGGAAACGATCGAGTGTTTGTCCGGCGCTTTTGATCAGGACGATTTGCGAATTGTAGGCAGAAATGGCCTGTTCCAGTTCCTCGCTCTGCCGCTCGATGAGCGGCCGAACATCTTCCGGCATGTTTCGACTCGTCAGTAAACGTTTGCGGACAGTGGCCATGTCTCCCACACGCTCATCGGATCGGATTTCTAATAATCTTTCGAATTGAGAGATCTCGGACTGTACATTTTCGAGTTCGCCAGTCCACTTGGCGATCTCTGTCTTGGCGACCTGATCGTTGGCGAGATCGAAACGCCTTCGCCAAACGATTCGCATGGTTCCTGCGTGGCCAATCACTCGTTGGAGCACTGATACATGCTCTTGATTTAACTCGCGAAGGAGTCGCCACATGTTGGCGGTTTCAACTAACGCGGGCGTTTGGTTGACGGCATTTTCAAGAGTACGCGTGGAGAGAAGATAGTTTTGTTCGAGTTCCGTCAGATTGGCGAGTGCGATCTCGAGTTGTTGACGAAGGTCGGACTCGGCTTTTTCCGTGATTGCGATACGCGCGTTGAGTTCTTTTTGGGTGAATACGGTCGAACCTCTCATCCGATCAATTCGATCGCGATAGAGCGTGCATTTTTGCTCACTGACTTGGTGTTCAAGTTCGTTGATTTCAAGTTCGATTTGGCGCTGGCGAACGGCTTCGGCCGTGCCGCGACTTCGCAGTTTCAACATGGCGTATTTGCGCATCATCTGATCGTCTGCGTTGGTCGAGTCGAGGGACTCACGAGTAAGACGGCGTCGGGATTCGCTGGCGCTATGTTGTTTTTTTGCGGTTTCGTGTGATGATCGGGCCGCTTCGATTTCGAGTTCAATCGACTCCAGCCGATGGCATTCCGTGTTCAACTGGTCACGTAAGGTATCTAACATCAGGAACGAGTAACGTTTGCGATCTCCCGTCGGTGCGATTCGCATTCGATCCACTTCGTCCCGCACACGCGATAACTCTGCTTGTAACTCTCCCTTGCGAACTAAATTGGCAGAGTGATTCGCGTAGAGGAGATCGAGCCACTTGAGGAGTTCCAACTCCAAGTCGGCACTCTCCGGAATCGGTTGATCCGGGTTCTCCTGTTTAAAAGCTTGCACAGCCTGTTGCACCCGAGTGATCATGGCCGCAATTTCGTGACGACTTTCGGTGATCTCTGCAGGGGAAATGTTTGAATCATCTTTCAACGGAGCAGCTTTTGAAGTCGCAACTTTTGAGGCATGACTTGCCGTTGTAGTCGGCAATTTGAGCTGAGCCGGCAGCTGTGAGGGAGTCGTAACCAGAGTCAAGAGCGAGAGGAAGGAAATCCATTTTGCGACTTGGGCTGGTTGAGGGCAATGAATGATCATGGGTCAACTTTCTAGCTTGCGTCAAACTCGAGCAGATGTTTGCTCAAGATCCGAGTGACTTCTTCCGTTGTTTGCGGGTGGTCGGGAAGATGGGTGTGGGTGGTTTCGATATATTGTTCGCTCAACGTGTGCGGGTGCTCGGCATTTTTGACAGAGACAACTCCGTCTGCCGGGACATCGTTTTTCAACGTTTTTCCAGTGCCAATGATCGAATGAGTCTTCACATGAGTTGCGAGGGGCAAGGGGTAGGTCGCCAGCAAGAGCGGACTGT
This genomic window contains:
- a CDS encoding alpha/beta hydrolase, which produces MAYRNLYRLIFTIGTISLGMNAVAEEQLGTEGYAKSGDLQIHYVTAGEGPLMVMVHGFPDYWYTWRNQMPELSKHYQVVAIDQRGYNKSGQPEGVENYSVDKLASDVAAVIKHFGRDRAIIVGHDWGGIVSWTFAMMYPEMTEKLIILNTPHPHGIGRELATNPEQEANSEYARNFQKPDAASKLSAFGLAFWVKDPVARKKYIEAFKRSSMEGMLNYYKANYPRPPYQAPEKVAAKVKCPVLMIHGLKDKYLLAAGLNSSWDFVDDELTIVTLPDADHFVQHDRPDKVTKTILNWLEPAAD
- a CDS encoding thioredoxin family protein; this encodes MDRSFLSDEQVVAASRQFVCVRLSTYESQAEADFLKTIFVGRSGEVENTTFAVLSPDAKRQLVAAGRGPHRFRNGSQLAARLEQIADGYPAGKTAQFTDPLPPQLDRVDLALNVAACDALPLIVTCLEDTSQRQAVERELARLAWTEALAGQFVYVSTSDAQELQPLSGRNGQSQIMVVHPGPYGLTGRVMHQFEAVDATLLNVLKQTLVDFPRTPKDYREHRSLGLQLGLNWKTKIPETDPRAARAKSRAGSRKGQ
- a CDS encoding DUF3500 domain-containing protein → MSRPSNRDHQDVSRRRFIKTVGTAAIATASAPLVFDPRFVHAAPAADSAAETVVGQFYQTLNKDQVAKICLPFDHQLRRRISANWHITEPLIGSDFYSKEQQALIKQIVKNVTSESGYERLMRQMDDDDGGIESYSVAMFGTPGQGKFQWELTGRHLTLRADGDSVDRAAFGGPVVYGHGESDPKENLFYYQTTQANKVFNSLDPAQSKQALVMKAPQESALKLQGKQGQFPGIPVSQLTEDQKQLVESTIKMLLDPYRSEDVEEVMAILKANGGADGLRMAFYQQEDLNDDKEWDIWRVEGPGFVWHFRGAPHVHAYINIGVV
- the corA gene encoding magnesium/cobalt transporter CorA, with product MFRKHHPQPGARPGTLLIRPDASDTKIRCVRYCPQSAVDQELSSVAELPENLKAGEVIWIDIQGFRDEAALHEIAIRFKIHPLAMEDVVNVPQRSKAETYGEQMLIIARLIEISDDDEVHLSQLGIIVGSNYVITFEDKPNNRLDPVRNRIANPTARLRGSGAGYLAYALLDTTVDAAYPVLEVLGEQLESLEREVISDPRPALLQQVNLVRNRLVNVRRAVWPQRDAVQSLLVTDCKVIDDDIKIFLRDTYDHCVQTAEVVEMYREMASGLLNTYMSSVAHRSNEVMKVLTIMSSIFVPLTFVAGIYGMNFEHMPELSYAYSYPFVWGLMIATAFVMIWFFHKRGWIQVANLNEAKKSSQIKPSGNRNSEIQTRVLDHDHVPFSPQRAA
- a CDS encoding mechanosensitive ion channel encodes the protein MIIHCPQPAQVAKWISFLSLLTLVTTPSQLPAQLKLPTTTASHASKVATSKAAPLKDDSNISPAEITESRHEIAAMITRVQQAVQAFKQENPDQPIPESADLELELLKWLDLLYANHSANLVRKGELQAELSRVRDEVDRMRIAPTGDRKRYSFLMLDTLRDQLNTECHRLESIELEIEAARSSHETAKKQHSASESRRRLTRESLDSTNADDQMMRKYAMLKLRSRGTAEAVRQRQIELEINELEHQVSEQKCTLYRDRIDRMRGSTVFTQKELNARIAITEKAESDLRQQLEIALANLTELEQNYLLSTRTLENAVNQTPALVETANMWRLLRELNQEHVSVLQRVIGHAGTMRIVWRRRFDLANDQVAKTEIAKWTGELENVQSEISQFERLLEIRSDERVGDMATVRKRLLTSRNMPEDVRPLIERQSEELEQAISAYNSQIVLIKSAGQTLDRFRQEVEQSLDPKSAQEWIARLQQVITTCWNYEITSVDDRPITVGKILWGTILLLMGIYSARISSRILGTRLLPRFGLNQGAAVAFQSIAFYMLVTCFGFIALEIINLPLTVFAFMGGAIAIGVGFGSQNVLNNFISGLIMLAERPVRVGDMVDIEGLNGVIERIGARSTRVKTGSNLEIIVPNSKFLENNVTNWTLSDTRIRTVVRVGVAYGSPVEQVCRLVRESVLDHAEVLKTPAPIILFKDFGDNALMFEAHFWIHMRTQMEGERIASDVRVTMDRLFEQANIVVAFPQRDVHVDTSAPIEVNLRQISDQLEIKRMKAA